In Ranitomeya variabilis isolate aRanVar5 unplaced genomic scaffold, aRanVar5.hap1 Scaffold_398, whole genome shotgun sequence, a genomic segment contains:
- the LOC143790555 gene encoding uncharacterized protein LOC143790555, with protein MWSAALQVEVSTISDPLSEDLPYKRIFLIYPAKMDMDRDKMAEKILHLTLEILFRLTGEDYTAVKKTFSERCQDPVSEGCRRPLSPITGPPPYPLIHEDINDQKILELTYKMNELLTEEVPIRCQDVAVYFSMEEWEYLEGHKDLYKDVIMEIPQPLTSPDLSSKRTIPERCPRPRLPQDCKQEDPNVPQDHQSEDLTHINTTETCVRGDEWCKEEIPTCDYPDGSSVKNPSDCEIDYLALSVFEATGASLFPSLAASLVAKAMVAWAVVLTTTIQDTNLPPEAMNLTNQIAQAGDFVVNASIDAANCAAHAAAYAVSIRRACGSEIGEQILLPSVL; from the exons gtctctacaatatcggatcctctcagtgaagatcttccatataagagaattttcctgatttacccagcaaagatggatatggacagagacaagatggcggagaaaatattacacctcaccctagagatcctcttccggcttactggagag gattacacagcagtgaagaagacctttagtgaacgctgtcaggaccctgtgtctgaaggatgcagaagacccctgagcccaatcacggggcctccaccttaccccctgatacatgaggacatcaatgaccagaagatcctagaactcacctacaagatgaatgAACTGCTGACtgaagag gttcctataaggtgtcaggatgtcgctgtctatttctccatggaggagtgggagtatttagaaggacacaaagatctgtacaaggacgtcataatggagattccccagcccctcacatcaccag atctatccagcaaGAGGACaataccagagagatgtccccgtcctcgccttccacaggactgtaaacaagaagatcctaatgttcctcaggatcatcag agtgaagatctgacccatattaatactacagagacatgtgtgaggggtgatgagtggtgtaaagaggagattcctacatgtgactacccag ATGGTTCCTCAGTCAAGAACCCCTCTGATTGTGAAATCGACTACCTGGCTCTCTCcgtcttcgaggccacaggagcctctctcttcccatccttAGCCGCTTCtttggtggctaaggctatggtcgcttggGCTGTGGTGCTTACCACGACCATCCAAGACACTAATCTCCCTCCAGAGGCGATGAACTTGACTAACCAGATAGCCCAAGCTGGGGACTTCGTGGTTAACGCCTCAATAGACGCGGCCAATTGCGCTGCACATGCAGCCGCATATGCAGTCTCCATCAGAAGAGCCTGTGGCTCagagattggcgagcagattctgcttccaAGCGTTCTTTGA